The region TGACAACAGCTGGTGATATTCCCGGGAATCTTCCGATAGATGGCATATAGGCAAGGGGAATATATTTGTTGTAGCCGGCAAAGATCTCATCGCCGCCGTCACCGGAAAGAACAACGGTGACGAATTGCTTTGTGAGTTGGGACATGATATATGTAGGAATAACGGCACAGTCGGCAAGTGGTTCGTCGAGATGCCAGACAATTTTTTCTAAAATGGAAATGATGTCATCATCACCAAATAAAACATGGTGGTTTGTATTATATTTTTGCGCCACCAGATTTGCATACGATGACTCATCATATTTTTCATCACGGAATGAAACCGAAAATGTGTCGATCGGCTGTGGTGAAGATCGGCTCATTAATGCAACCATTATTGACGAATCGATGCCTCCGGACAAGAACGCTCCCAGAGGAACATCACTGATAAGCCGCATCGATGTGGCATCGGTGAGAATATCTTTTATCGAATCACAATAAAAAGAAAACGGCTTATTAACAGGATGAGCATGTTCTGCGGCATTCCAATAGGTATGCGGTTCTTTTGTGCCATGCTCATCGATAATCATAAATGTGCCGGGTTCGAGTTTTTTTATGCCTTCAAAGAGTGTGTCTTCGCCCCAGACATATCCCAGAGAGAGATACTTATTCAAACCGGCAATACAGATTTCAGGATTAATTGTCCGGTTTATCAGAAGCGATTTGATTTCTGAAGAAAAAAGAAATTGATTATTTTTATATGCATAATAGAGCGGCTTTATGCCCAGCCTGTCGCGTGCAATGAAAAGGCGCTTTTTAGTGGAATCCCAGACTGCAAAGGCGAACTGTCCTCGGAACCGCTTGACACATTCAACACCATAGGATTCATAGGCATGAATGATTACTTCGGTATCGGTTTGAGTAGAAAAGATATGCCCTTTTTTCTCCAGTTCCCGGCGGAGTTCTTTGAAATTGAAAATCTCTCCATTATAGACGACCCATAGGGTGCTGTTTTCATTGGATAGTGGCTGGTGACCGCTCGACAAATCGATAATCGAAAGCCGTCGATGACCGAGGCCGACAGCAGCATCGACGAAATGACCTTGATCATCCGGGCCGCGGTGAATCATAACATCGGTCATCTTTTTCAGGATGGCCTTGTCAATCTGCCGGTTGTTGTAATCGAATATTCCGCAAATACCGCACATATTTTTTAATTGTTTTTATTCGCTTTTTGTTGAGATATTTTTGTATACAATTCCAGGCGCTGCTTCATGAAAACATCGCGATCGAACAGTTTGCTGTGCTCCAGAGCGCCATTTGAATAGAGCATGCGCTTTTCTGTGTTTTCGATCAGGTTAATGATCGCATTCTTAAGTTCATCGGTGCTTTCGGGTTTAATAAGAATACCACTTTCATCAGCTTTTATTACGTATTTAAATGATGGAATAGATGATGCAATAACCGGCGTCCCACAAGCCTGGGCTTCAAGCGGCACCCGGGGCATTGCCTCAAAGCGTGATGGAGCAATGATAAAAAGTGCCTGTGCAAGAAATAAATATTTGTCTTCTCCTTCTAACCGCCCGATATATTCGCATACGTGCGTCAGCTCTTGCTCTTTAATAAGAGACTGGAATTTATTGCTGTCTTTGCCGCTTCCCGCAAACTTGCAAATAATATCATTTCTCTGCAAAAGCTGTTTTAAATCTCCAAGGGCACGCAAAGCGATATCAAGGCCTTTTTGATAAATCTCAATTCTCCCCAGAAATGCAATATAAGATTTCTTTGCAGGAAGGTGTGATGGAATTTCGGCGAAGTTTATGCCATTTGGTATGATTTCACATGTTTTCCTGCGCGGTATAGAATCTTTCATATAAGGAGAAACAACTATATAGCAGGAATATGCTCTGAGTATCATGAATTCACTGATAAATGCAGGTATTCCGGTTATTATACCTTTTTTCAACACATGACTTCCAAATACATTGCGGATAGTGGCTATGACCGGCACTCTTTGAGAAAACAAAAAACTGAATGTCGGTGAAAAAGGAGAGGTATCGTCAACGATCAAATTATATTTTTTAAGATTTCTCCATACATAGAGGAAAGATCCAATTGTATAAGAAATGCGGGAAATGAGATAATTTATTCCCCACCCGACTTTTTTGTATTGTATATGCCCTGTTTGCAGTAAGGGATCATCCGATTTGAATTTGCCGCAGATTATTGTCGTAGTATGTCCGTTTTGTTCCATGTATTGCGCAATTGCCAGCGTTCCCTTTGCACCGCCACCACCAAGCCAAGGGTTTTGAGGATGATCGTATATCAGATGCAGAATTTTCAATGCGGGTCCTTTGATTACTCTACAGGCAAAGGTGATTTGTTACTGTTTAACTGCCAATCGACCGGTGTAGTCTGTTCTCGACAAAAGGAGCTTGAGATTATTCTCTTTTATGTACTGATCCACGGCTTTTTTAGCTCCAACCCAGTGGCCGTAATCATCCAGCAAAAGAACACCGCCTTTCACTAGTCGTGGATAGAGGTGAAGCATTTCATGCAAGGTGGACTCATACCAGTCGGTATCGAGACGCAATATGGCAATTGATTCAGGAGTATTCGCCGGGATGGTTTCTTCAACCTTTCCTTTGACCAGATGAATCGTTGAAGCATCGTATCCGGTTTGTTCCATTGCCTTTTGAACATCTGCCACGCTTGCATAGCACCATGTCGAATCTTCTGAGAAATCCTTGTTATCTTTTGCCAATTCAACCGATGCCCGCTTGCCTTCGTAATCGATGTCATCATTGGTAGGTTCCGACATGCCTTCATAGGTATCATAAAGGTACAAGTGCCTGTCGGATTGATTGAGAAGAAGCAGTGTCTTTGCAGCAGCCATCATTGAGCCACCTCGCCACACGCCGCATTCGACAATATCACCGGGGATATTGCAGCTCACAACATAACGTATTGCCTGAATTACAGCATAAATCCGCTCCGGTGATGTTCGAGTGTAGGGAGAAACGGCTTTAATTATTTCGATATCTTCCTCTGAAAAATCCGGAGGATATTCTCCCTTTTTACTGATGTCAAAGCCGAAATTTCGTGCAAGACGTCGTACAGTTTTAACGACAGCTCTTTTCATAGTTATGCATTCCTTTGTGGTGTGGAGCGGTAGCGCCCTTCGTTTATAAGATCCAGAAAAACCGGAATGCCCCCGGTAATTTTCAAGGCGATAGAGATAAATCCCAGGCCTATATAAACGCCAAGTTGTTCATTGCTTAATCCAAGATAGCTGAAAAAAATTGCTAAAAGCGCTTCCCGTACGCCGATGCCATTGGGTGTGAGTGGAAGGGTTATGCAGATGATTTCGATAATAGGCAAAAAGGCCAGACATTCAAGAAATGGAAAAGTTCCTGAAATGCCGAGTATGAGAAAGCACGAATTAGTGATAATAATGAACTGCAATAAAAAGGTAATTATGAATACTATAATAAGTTCCCTTTTTTTCTCTTTATAGATATAGATACCTTCTCGAATCTCCACAGCAATTTTTTTCAGTTTTTCCGGCAAAAATTTTAAAA is a window of Chitinivibrionales bacterium DNA encoding:
- the asnB gene encoding asparagine synthase (glutamine-hydrolyzing) — protein: MCGICGIFDYNNRQIDKAILKKMTDVMIHRGPDDQGHFVDAAVGLGHRRLSIIDLSSGHQPLSNENSTLWVVYNGEIFNFKELRRELEKKGHIFSTQTDTEVIIHAYESYGVECVKRFRGQFAFAVWDSTKKRLFIARDRLGIKPLYYAYKNNQFLFSSEIKSLLINRTINPEICIAGLNKYLSLGYVWGEDTLFEGIKKLEPGTFMIIDEHGTKEPHTYWNAAEHAHPVNKPFSFYCDSIKDILTDATSMRLISDVPLGAFLSGGIDSSIMVALMSRSSPQPIDTFSVSFRDEKYDESSYANLVAQKYNTNHHVLFGDDDIISILEKIVWHLDEPLADCAVIPTYIMSQLTKQFVTVVLSGDGGDEIFAGYNKYIPLAYMPSIGRFPGISPAVVNYFLKGKISSRSNASSVWSDVRNAYFRMLSSYDLNERTALFCSREASLDCEQSLVNKIDKDLHPLIGAQLLDLMSWLPDDILLKTDKIGMAFNLETRLPFLDHVLVENAFTMPVNYKLRVLTGKYIIKQAFQDILPSQIIKKRKHGFDFPFESLIPEKYLDTLFEDSPLYSILQKKHIRDIIERRYSQPFYGNKFRTLFFLFLWHKIFIENSANFLD
- a CDS encoding glycosyltransferase — translated: MKILHLIYDHPQNPWLGGGGAKGTLAIAQYMEQNGHTTTIICGKFKSDDPLLQTGHIQYKKVGWGINYLISRISYTIGSFLYVWRNLKKYNLIVDDTSPFSPTFSFLFSQRVPVIATIRNVFGSHVLKKGIITGIPAFISEFMILRAYSCYIVVSPYMKDSIPRRKTCEIIPNGINFAEIPSHLPAKKSYIAFLGRIEIYQKGLDIALRALGDLKQLLQRNDIICKFAGSGKDSNKFQSLIKEQELTHVCEYIGRLEGEDKYLFLAQALFIIAPSRFEAMPRVPLEAQACGTPVIASSIPSFKYVIKADESGILIKPESTDELKNAIINLIENTEKRMLYSNGALEHSKLFDRDVFMKQRLELYTKISQQKANKNN
- a CDS encoding macrocin O-methyltransferase translates to MKRAVVKTVRRLARNFGFDISKKGEYPPDFSEEDIEIIKAVSPYTRTSPERIYAVIQAIRYVVSCNIPGDIVECGVWRGGSMMAAAKTLLLLNQSDRHLYLYDTYEGMSEPTNDDIDYEGKRASVELAKDNKDFSEDSTWCYASVADVQKAMEQTGYDASTIHLVKGKVEETIPANTPESIAILRLDTDWYESTLHEMLHLYPRLVKGGVLLLDDYGHWVGAKKAVDQYIKENNLKLLLSRTDYTGRLAVKQ